One Corythoichthys intestinalis isolate RoL2023-P3 chromosome 9, ASM3026506v1, whole genome shotgun sequence DNA window includes the following coding sequences:
- the LOC130921529 gene encoding uncharacterized protein LOC130921529, protein MPKRCVAGFCSNVTGSDVSLFRFPRDPVRREAWVKQVQRTRDNWSPSKSSALCSDHFTEDRFDPVPLRKVEMGLSVQHARTLLDTAVPTIFPRPQHGASGSGQSAHKSLKRKSAAIDKRTKKAAVESMIQEYQAHSKTQCESVNPDADNPELEEFAAGPAPKSVDESCQVCLLPPSQTVAVSAALQPQRRHKGVQTTSGPLMMTVGTQTCVVHSELNVTIDSWDSDEEMLVCEADSEYDLPTAPSDCESSESDCPDMAAADPAPVPSRVYLIYWVALIQLISQWVSCPACACKKVNWVPSEVGTMLVLALKCAEPGCGHTGTWNSQPYVGRIAAGNIFLSAAILFAGATVGKVLRVLSHMGVAVYSTRSYFRHQERYLHQAIKSVWRERQIWLLSHLQAEGEEIVCGGDGRADSPGHSAKYGTYTMMELRKLTILDVQIVQSNEVGGSYHMEPEGLVRSLRVLEEFVRVGTLVTDRHVTVNKLVREQFPHIEHLFDIWHIGKGLKKKLQNLSKLRGCEALKPWIGSIINHLYWSVASTRPGDPRLILDKWESVLSHVQNDHSGFKGSFPRCSHGPLEGRERKKPWLTPHTKLTNELEKLICGSKLLADISDVRSGEAGEAEPHLSS, encoded by the exons atgccGAAACGATGCGTTGCAGGCTTTTGTTCCAACGTCACGGGGAGTGATGTGAGCCTTTTTCGGTTCCCAAGAGATCCCGTTCGCCGGGAAGCATGGGTAAAGCAAGTACAACGAACGAGGGACAATTGGTCACCATCCAAATCCTCAGCGTTGTGTTCGGATCATTTTACTGAAGACCGTTTCGACCCTGTTCCTCTGCGGAAAGTTGAGATGGGACTTTCAGTGCAACATGCCAGAACCCTACTTGACACAGCTGTGCCAACAATTTTCCCCCGTCCTCAACATGGAGCTAGCGGCAGTGGGCAAAGCGCTCACAAATCTCTGAAGAGGAAGTCCGCTGCCATTGATAAGCGGACGAAAAAGGCTGCAGTTGAA TCGATGATACAAGAATACCAGGCCCATTCAAAGACACAGTGCGAAAGTGTTAATCCAGACGCGGATAATCCTGAGTTGGAAGAATTTGCCGCTGGGCCAGCTCCTAAATCG GTCGACGAGTCCTGTCAGGTTTGTCTTTTGCCACCAAGTCAGACTGTTGCTGTTAGTGCTGCTTTGCAACCTCAAAGACGACATAAAG GTGTCCAGACAACATCCGGGCCCCTCATGATGACTGTGGGTACCCAAACCTGCGTTGTTCACTCAGAGCTGAATGTTACCATCGACAGCTGGGACTCGGATGAAGAAATGTTGGTGTGCGAGGCTGATTCTGAGTATGACCTACCCACCGCACCTTCTGACTGCGAGTCCAGCGAGTCCGATTGTCCTGATATGGCTGCGGCCGACCCTGCGCCAGTTCCCAGCCGGGTATATCTAATCTACTGGGTCGCCCTCATTCAGCTCATTAGCCAGTGGGTCAGTTGTCCTGCGTGTGCCTGCAAGAAGGTCAACTGGGTCCCTTCTGAGGTCGGTACCATGTTGGTGCTGGCCTTGAAGTGTGCTGAGCCTGGATGTGGTCACACCGGAACATGGAACTCCCAACCATATGTCGGCAGAATTGCTGCTGGAAACatatttctttctgcagccatttTATTTGCTGGTGCAACTGTGGGCAAAGTTCTGCGTGTGTTATCTCACATGGGTGTAGCTGTTTACTCCACTCGGTCGTACTTTCGCCATCAAGAACGCTACCTTCACCAAGCCATCAAAAGCGTGTGGCGAGAGCGGCAAATCTGGCTGTTGAGCCATCTACAAGCTGAGGGAGAGGAAATTGTTTGTGGTGGCGACGGACGAGCTGACTCACCCGGTCACAGTGCAAAATACGGGACTTACACGATGATGGAACTGCGGAAGCTAACCATCTTGGATGTGCAGATTGTGCAG AGTAACGAGGTAGGAGGTAGCTACCACATGGAGCCCGAAGGACTGGTTCGGTCACTGCGTGTGCTCGAGGAGTTTGTGCGTGTGGGAACTCTGGTGACAGATCGACATGTGACTGTCAACAAGCTCGTCCGAGAACAGTTCCCACACATTGAGCATCTTTTTGACATCTGGCATATTGGCAAAG GTTTGAAGAAAAAGTTGCAGAACCTCTCTAAGCTGCGTGGATGTGAAGCCCTAAAACCCTGGATTGGCAGTATCATCAACCATTTATATTGGTCCGTGGCGTCAACGCGACCTGGGGACCCCAGACTCATCCTCGACAAGTGGGAGTCAGTACTGAGCCATGTTCAGAATGATCACTCGGGCTTCAAAGGCAGTTTCCCCAGGTGCAGCCATGGTCCTTTGGAAGGTCGGGAACGGAAAAAGCCTTGGCTCACGCCTC ACACCAAGTTGACCAATGAGCTGGAGAAGCTGATCTGTGGCTCCAAACTGTTGGCTGacatcagtgacgtgcggtcaggggaggcaggtgaggcagagcctcacctgtcatcatga